A single window of Uloborus diversus isolate 005 chromosome 5, Udiv.v.3.1, whole genome shotgun sequence DNA harbors:
- the LOC129222973 gene encoding chromatin assembly factor 1 subunit B-like translates to MKCQIPQISWHSRDPVLSIDFQPIDGNSFRLASGGTDCHVLIWFVTYNENKTIKVECASDLYRHNKSVNVVRFSPNGELLASGDDEGAMFVWQLKEREQSETSKDEEIVNKEDWYPLKLLRGHLEDIYDLSWSSDGNYMVSASMDNSAIIWDMQKYQKLHMLPDCKGYVQGVAWDPKNQFIASIGSDRSLRIYNINYKKTVYKVQKAPWHVSTEKGNFKARLFYDDTLKSYFRRLCFTPDGELLIVPSGIVDKGDKCTNTTYVFSRHIFNKPAFHLPSGDKYTVAVRCNPFLYKLRHEKSENKENKPMIDLPYRMVFAVAACDSILLYDTEQLPPFAFVSNIHYTHLTDMTWSPDGLTLVASSTDGYCSFLIFTPEELGEKYVPPVVPVVVESAKEDKPLLIEDPKSKKDAPPCKEKMETDNVSLKDNAKDSTVKDNLEAACNTPKHKEQSSVEVISVNILNPKDKASPKVTTVTPKSGKKTPKMCTIKSFFMSPKDRPIIKKSGDVAEKNKLEASNVTVCDEDNSNKISEHSSKQQGVLSEKKYLDKTVPKIEVSKGDGTKMETEEDNSNSVEIICLESNSEKQSTKSTPKCKLQLNFSDHSKDFKTEEIVSAKKEFQTECSEDAVSSFNDLEKEDSANIEMQENDWKLELSQDEEIPMDVDPQVHATSNPKSENVTSSLKPENVTCSPKPEKIDSQKQPSPTKITPKRRIPLITLTKKITTTQ, encoded by the coding sequence ATGAAATGTCAAATTCCGCAAATTTCTTGGCACAGTAGAGATCCAGTCTTAAGCATAGATTTTCAGCCAATTGATGGAAATTCATTTCGTCTAGCAAGTGGAGGTACCGATTGTCACGTATTGATATGGTTTGTCACCTATAAcgaaaataaaacaatcaaagtAGAGTGTGCATCAGATCTATATCGTCATAATAAATCAGTAAATGTCGTTCGATTTTCTCCTAATGGCGAGTTACTAGCTTCCGGTGATGATGAAGGTGCTATGTTTGTGTGGCAGTTAAAAGAGCGTGAACAATCAGAAACTTCAAAAGATGAAGAAATTGTCAACAAAGAAGACTGGTACCCTCTGAAGCTGCTCCGAGGGCATTTAGAAGACATATATGATCTGTCCTGGTCTTCGGATGGTAATTACATGGTGTCGGCTTCCATGGACAACTCTGCTATCATTTGGGATATGCAAAAATATCAGAAGCTTCACATGCTGCCCGACTGCAAAGGCTATGTCCAAGGTGTTGCTTGGGATCCTAAAAACCAGTTTATTGCATCAATTGGATCAGATAGATCATTAAGGATTTATAATATCAACTACAAGAAAACTGTTTACAAAGTACAGAAAGCTCCTTGGCATGTTTCAACTGAAAAAGGCAACTTTAAAGCCAGGCTATTCTACGATGACACACTTAAATCTTATTTTAGAAGGTTATGCTTTACTCCTGATGGCGAACTTTTAATTGTCCCATCAGGAATTGTTGATAAAGGTGATAAATGTACTAATACAACTTATGTATTCTCTAGGCATATCTTCAACAAACCTGCCTTCCATCTACCATCTGGGGATAAATATACGGTTGCAGTTCGCTGTAACCCTTTCTTGTATAAATTGCGTcatgaaaaatctgaaaacaaagaaaataaaccaATGATTGATTTGCCATACAGGATGGTGTTTGCTGTAGCTGCATGCGACTCAATTTTACTGTATGACACTGAACAACTGCCTCCATTTGCTTTTGTATCTAACATTCATTATACACATTTGACTGATATGACTTGGTCACCAGATGGTTTGACACTTGTTGCTTCATCAACCGATGGATATTGTTCTTTCTTAATATTCACTCCAGAAGAATTGGGAGAAAAATATGTGCCACCAGTAGTTCCTGTTGTTGTAGAAAGTGCCAAGGAAGATAAGCCTCTTTTAATAGAAGATCCCAAAAGTAAAAAAGATGCACCCCCATGCAAAGAAAAGATGGAAACTGATAATGTCAGTTTAAAAGATAATGCGAAAGATTCTACAGTTAAAGATAATTTAGAAGCTGCATGTAATACTCCTAAGCATAAGGAGCAATCTTCTGTAGAAGTCATCTCTGTAAATATTCTGAACCCTAAAGATAAAGCGTCACCAAAAGTTACAACAGTGACTCCAAAATCTGGAAAGAAAACACCAAAAATGTGTACAATTAAAAGCTTTTTCATGTCACCAAAAGATAGACCAATCATCAAGAAAAGTGGTGAtgttgctgaaaaaaataaacttgaagCTTCAAATGTAACTGTTTGTGATGAAgataattcaaataaaataagtgAACATTCATCAAAACAGCAAGgagttctttcagaaaaaaaatatttagataaaaCTGTACCAAAAATAGAGGTTTCAAAAGGAGATGGAACTAAAATGGAAACTGAGGAGGACAATTCTAATTCAGTAGAAATTATTTGTTTAGAATCAAACTCGGAAAAACAATCGACTAAAAGCACACCTAAATGCAAGCTTCAGTTAAACTTCTCTGACCATTCAAAAGACTTCAAAACTGAAGAGATTGTTTCAGCAAAAAAAGAATTCCAAACTGAATGCAGTGAGGATGCCGTTTCTTCCTTTAATGATCTGGAAAAGGAAGATAGTGCAAACattgaaatgcaagaaaatgaTTGGAAATTAGAGCTGTCTCAAGATGAAGAAATTCCCATGGATGTCGATCCACAGGTGCATGCGACTAGCAATCCTAAGTCTGAAAATGTGACTTCCAGTCTTAAACCTGAAAATGTGACTTGCAGTCCTAAACCTGAAAAGATCGACAGCCAAAAGCAGCCTTCTCCAACAAAAATTACACCAAAACGTAGAATACCTTTAATTACACtgacaaaaaaaattactacaacTCAATGA